The sequence acaaaaaagaaatacccGTAGAAGAACTTGACTAGATGGAGTTTTTCAACCTATTTAGCGATTGTTTCAAGAAACTGACTTCAAAGTTTAAACTTTGAAGTCAGTTTAAACTTACGCTAATGGCTTGTTCTTCTTAGTTCTTAGTAAGAATTATTGCAAAATTTGAGAGACATTCTGACAACTGGATTTCCTACCTTATGACCTACTACTTGTCAAATTTGATTTGGTGTTTTTCCCATTATTTGGATTAGAATATTTTTGCTTTCATTGCAGGAATTGACAAGAAATTTCTTGTCTGACTTTTGGGAATTCATTTACACTCGGGAAAGAAAGTTTGAATAAATGTTTTATTATAAGGTTAATCCTTTTAAcatcaataaaatcatatttttaaattatcatGTGGTAATTAATTCTTTTGTATGATATGGGGATGATCATTAATAAAATTGGTgataaaaaagttttcaaaatcgTTGAGATGATACATTATAATTAGTGTTAATAAAATTAGATAAGTAATAAGTCTATGTAAAAATGATGTTTTGATCACTATTTATCGtgttaataattataaaaaaaaaatgtaattttttttttttttttggcatacgTTAAGACATATATTAAGTTAATAAAGAAAGGACTTTTCATAAGCTGCATGGGTTAGAAATCAAACGACAGTGAGTACACGTTAGTCCCTTTGACTAGGACATGCTAGAACTGGTCTTTCTGACCATACTTGACTGACCCTCCGCAGTCCCTAACAACTTAAGTATGAAAATATTAGTAAACTTTTATAGGAAATTTCTCTCATTCCTGCTACGCAAGGAGACTTGCATGTAACCACAAATTCGAAGCAAGTCTCACACCGGTTAGTTTACAAGTAATCCTCTAGTGAGTGATAAAGACACTAtagatttaattatatatatatatatatatatatgtcttaTAATGTTTAACCAACTATACAAAatgattataataataataataataataataatattattattattattattattgcgttaaaagtcttgtaatttaaatggtatttgattttcaaaaagaagtaaaaggttgtatttaaaaaaaaaaatagatttcaATGAATATGTCTGAaggtttaaattttaatttcccaTGGTaactattaaataattaaaaaatccaTCAATCACGTTAGTGACAATAGTAGtttgtaaacttatataataaaatttataatattactataatttgtgacaaaaagataaaatttaatttaattaaaaaaagctaattttgtaattttaaaaaaataaaaaaactgataCCATTTTAGCATTTTGAGTTAGAAGATGATATTTCGTTTGGCAAAAATCAAATTCCGTACTTCTTACGTCTGCTCTTCTATTTAACCCGAAATTTCCCCTCTTAGATGACCACCACTACCATCATCCCcaatcctctctttctctcgctCATTCTCTCTTTGCTATGGAGTTAACTTTTTCTTTAGACACTACTTGGTGGGTGTTTACTCTCCCAGCTGTTCTGGAAACTCAAAACTTGTTtaatggttttgttttgttttcaatcTTCATGTCGCTTTTATCAATTGGCTTTCTAACCTGGGCTTTCTCCACTGGAGGTCTAGCCTGGAAAAATGGAAGGAATCAAATGGGTTCAGTCCCGATTCCTGGACCTCGTGGCCTTCCTCTCTTTGGCAGTTTGTTCAGCTTAAGCCACGGCTTGGCTCATCGAACTCTTGCCCGCATGGCTTCAATCCATGGTGCCACTCAGCTCATGGCATTCAGCTTAGGCTCAACCCCTGCCATCATCACCTCTGACCCCAAAACTGCTCGTGAAATCTTAACCTCTCCCCATTTTGCCAATCGTCCTATCAAGCAATCTGCTAAGACCCTAATGTTTAGCCGTGCCATTGGGTTTGCACCAAATGGAACATACTGGCGGCTCCTTAGGAGGATTTCATCAAATCATCTATTTGCACCCAAACGCATTGCTGCCCACGAAGCCGGACGCCAGATGGACTGTGCCATCATGTTGGATGCCATTACCACTGAGCAATCACTTCATGGTGGTGTTGTCTTACGAAACCACCTCCAAGCTGCCGCGCTTAACAACATTATGGGGACCGTGTTTGGCAAAAGATACGATCTCACGTGCAATAGCGACGAGGCAAAAGAACTGAATGAGCTTGTTAGGGAAGGGTTTGAGCTCTTAGGTGCTTTCAACTGGTCCGATTATCTCCCATGGCTTAGCTACTTGTATGATCCTTTTTGTGTCAACCAGCGTTGCTCAGAGCTTGTTCCTCGTGTCAGAAAGCTTGTTAAGAAAATAATAGATGAGCACCGGTACCGGCTTGGTGACTCGAGCAAGCTCTCTGACCATGCAGATTTTGTTGATGTTCTACTCTCTTTGGATGGGGATGAGAAGCTTGAAGAAGATGACATGGTCGCGGtcttatgggtttgtataaatttcaattaaatattttcttttcgaagaatattaaaatattataaattttattatattaactTTTATAACCTAAAATGAAACTAAGGAGTAGTGACATTATATAAACCTTACCaccaataataaaaagatacatcaaatatttatttgaGTTGTTGCCTTATTGCAGTGATACTAATCAAgtttatttttgtgttaatttgtaagtttttttaatggtaaaatttatagtaGTTTTAGTATTACAAACTATTATAATAGTATGGTTTTTAGTTAGTTCAACCGGTACAATTTactatcatcaggagtggatgttataggttaaaatttttttttaaaaataaaacccatcaTAATAATTTGTGAGATTTACTAATTttactaatataataaataaatattaaattactttttttaattacaaatacatcaattgatgaagtttatataataaaattcatagtattaaaaataatacCTTTTGGTTTTATATGAGATTCAACAagttttcatgtttttaaaCTCAGACatagtgtgtgttttgtattGTGTGTGCAGGAAATGATCTTCCGTGGTACTGACACTACCGCACTTTTAACCGAGTGGGTCATGGCCGAGTTAGTTTTAAACTATGAAGTGCAACACAAGCTTCACCACGAGCTTGACATTGTTGTGGGAAACAAAAATATCACGGATGCTGACGTAGCCAAATTACCCTACTTGCAAGCCATTGTGAAGGAAACCCTACGTGTTCACCCACCTGGGCCACTCCTATCATGGGCCCGGATGTCCACGTCGGATGTCCAGCTAAGCAACCGCATGGTGGTCCCGGCCAACACTACGGCCATGGTGAACATGTGGGCCATAACCCATGACCCAAAAGTGTGGGAGGAGCCTTTAGTGTTCAAGCCAGAGAGGTTCTTAGATGCTGACGTGGATGTTAGGGGAGGAGACCTTAGGCTTGCACCCTTTGGGGCTGGTCGTAGGGTTTGTCCAGGCAAGAACTTAGGGCTTGTGACTGTGACCCTTTGGGTTGCTAAATTGCTTCAACACTTTGAATGGGTTCAAGACATGGCTAACCCAGTTGACCTAACTGAGGTGTTGAAGCTCTCATGTGAGATGAAGAGCCCTCTCTCTGTTGTGGCTGTTTCGAGGAATGGTGTTCCACCTATTTACGCTTAGGGTttgttaaaataatacaaatctTATCCCATTATGAGTGTTCTATTTTATAATCCACTAATTACCGCTATGTCAAATTAATGGAGTATAAAATGGAATACTAAGAGTGAGATGaaagatttttatttgattgttacAATCTACTATTacttgttttaaaatattttagggCAAAGTTGTTGACGTGTTGTGTGGTGTTTTGTGAAAAGTATCTAGGGAAGAATAAACTGGTGGATGATAGAGACGATTGCTAATTCACCTATAACATAAGAGTGTTTTAGAGATTATTCTCTGACATTCGAGCTACTgaataaattgtattttttgttgttgttgctaatataataaattgtaTGTCCTACTTTTTCAGAagtgtgtttttttaataatgcttATGAGACTGTAATAGATCTATTGAATAAATTTGGTGTACGCTTAATCATACTTGAAaagtatattattatatattgtatgTGTATCTCTTGTGCaaatttctgaaattttttttattccattttaaaTGTTTCATTTTCTGTTTTATCAAGTATAAAttgtcaaatataattttttattttcttataaaataatcaaaaaaaaaaaaatgacaaactacAATTAGCATAaagtaaaataatgaaaatgaaacataatttttatttatctagAATATAAAGTTGACTCAGTTATTAATtctaatataaaattgatagtGTTAATACAAGATATGAACAAGGACGTATTTTCCGTTGAAAAAGAATAGCTGTCACGATAGTTTGTACATTAatcccaaaaagaaagaaacaaaaaaactgtataattaatatatattaattgtttgTATCTGCAGAGTTACGTATAAGGTTGATTTgctgcatatttttttttttacatttagcCCTTTTCCCGTATGatatcaaaatttgaatattgaCCAACGCAAAAACCTGGTGACCAAACGGATAATCATGGTGTCTCCAGATTATATCACaaacaaaattcttgaccaCTTCTGTCTAAACAAGAGGCATCAACGGAGACAAGGATATTCCTCTATCTACATTTTAtggttaaatttattttattttattttatcatgttatataaaattttaaatggggTGATACTAAATATACAATTATTTTTGGTAATAACAGGACTTCAATACCTCTTAACACTTGtcaatttattgaaaataaatgaatcttGATACTTGACTCAACACCTCTCGATTTATTGAGTTACaaagaaactgaatagtacGTAATTTATGTTTCGGCCCATGTTGACTTGGTCTATTTTGGAATTCGTGCACTAGGATTCTAGAACATATAAATGAGATATATTTTGCCATCATCATATATACATAGAGACACATGCATACTAGGAGTTGTTGCGATGTTCTATGCACCTAGGGTTTTGTACCAAGTTATTACTAGTTCATCAAATCATGTCTTAAAGAACATTGTGCATGCAAAAGCTACAACAATCAAGTATTTGCTGTGGTGTTAGTCACAGATAAGAGATTTGTGCAAAAGAGAAATCTTTTACGAGTAGTCTAATTGGGGATTGGAGTTGAGCTTCCTTATAGATTAGTAGGTTCTATTATAGGTAGGTACTTCAAGATAGAGTAATTAAGATTTCTTATACCTGTAATCTCTATTCTTGTCAATGAATTCTTAGGGAGTGGTAACTTGAAATTCACATAGTGAGTTTTTGCCTACGAAGGTTTTCACCATTGTGATCAAATTGATGTGTCAAACTTATTTTCTCCTGCACTTAACTTTAGTTTGGTGATTGATTGTGCCATTATTGGATTTGCATGTAATTaaactaattaatcaacttgggtaattggtTAATTAAGTGGGGTAAAATTTTATAACCCAACAATGTGAAAGATAAGGGTGGGGGCCGgataatcaataaattattaaaattgtgTTAACTGGGcttgtggcccatccgaggacgtaaaaccatccgaggaggcccatatcaggtCATAAGGGTAACCAAATGAAACGGAGAGTAGATATCACGTgaggtgagttcagtattcgtccgaggacaaaatccttctcggtagtatgagtccgaggacgatctGAACGCCACATTATTGCAAGCACACCTCAGAGCTACATTACCACTGAAGGTGGGACATGAGACcaaggataagaaagaaaaggtaaacaaatatctttgacaacagctgcctccgcattaattgcctctcagccaactctctgaccgcattaattgagtccgaggacgatctGAACGCCACATTATTGCAAGCACACCTTAGAGCTACATTACCACTGAAGGTGGGACATAAGACcaaggataagaaagaaaaggtaaacaaatatctttgacaacagctgcctccgcattaattgcctctcagccaactctctggccgcattaatgtgaaggtgatacctgaacagtaatagggcagccttacagctgctggttgGAGGTTCCAGGAggtggatgggacaggaagggatcccccgaacccaacctacacgtgtgtggtgaagatgacaccaagagggcagtatataacatggaagaacGCATTGAGAAAAGAGATCGGAACTCTTAAACAAATAGTACTTGGgagaaaaccttatgaaatgAAGAACTAAACTTGTTTCAAGGAGAAGTTGATCGTTATATCAGTGCTATTCCATCTATAAATGTAAAgttaaatcatttttcttttggagttaacctagttctttgacacccacgttctacaaatttattgtttgggcctttaacgttcgaacccgatATCCATTTGGgatcattacaaattgagtccttacaattggcgccgtctgtaggGAGAGCTTGATCTAACTTAAAAGAAATCCGGTGCAACGTTTATGATGGAGGAAGCAGGTTCGCATCACTACGCAGCAGGACCACTTTAGGTAGATGCCAACCCACACCAAGCAGAGTCAAAGGGCTCCCAGCATGGTGATCCCCACCGGAGTCCCAATCGGAGAGAAGGCTGTGATGGGAGTGTGCGCACAACTCATACCACCAAAAGTCACTCTCGTGGGAAGAGTCATGTTTCCTATGCAAAGCATTATAGGAACCTGCAATGTGAGATTAACGAGTTGAAAAGAGAGTTGCGTCATGCCCGACGAGAACATTCCCCACCTTGCTCTGAACCATCATCTGAGGAGATGGATGGAGCTAGTTATAGGCGGAGATCCAGAACTCCGCCTagtgagactttctcctatgaagaggaACATGGCCATCGACATAGGCACAAAAGCCCGCCTGGCAGGGGCTTGGGGAACAACGCCATGAACAAAGAGTTAAGCCAAGTTTCCAAATCACCATTCACAAGGAATATAGAAGATGCGGTTCTTCCTCGGCGATTCTACCAGCCTACATTCACCCTGTATGATGGCCGGTCAGACCCAGTAGAACATGTTAGccattttagcaaaaaaatagcTATCTACTCCAGGgatgaggccttgatgtgcaaggtctttccatcaagtttgggtccggtggcgatgagatggttcaatggtttaAGGGCCAATTCTATTGAGTCTTTCAAAAAGCTTACCTAGTCTTTTGGCGCTCGCTTTATCACATGCAGTAGGTTCCTCGGCCTCTGGGATCCTTGCTGTCTATATCCATGCGAGAAGGCAAGACTCTCAAAACTTATtcagatagatactgggaaatgtttaatgaaattgaGGGAGAGCATGATGATGTGGCCATAAGTACTTTCAAGGCTGGTCTTCCAGCCGAGcatgatttaaggaaatctctgACTGGTAAACCTGTTACTAGTGTACACCAATTGATGGATAGGATTAACAAGTACAGAAGGGTAGAAGAAGAACAACTtcagggaaaaggaaaggccaagGTAATCCCCTAGGAGATGAGGGATTTTAGGTCGGACCGTTACAATAGTAATCGACCTCGAAAAGACTTTGGTGGGCAATCAGGTTCTGCTGACACCCAGGGGGTTAATGCAGTGTTTAGGGAGCCGGTGTAGCAGGtattggagaagataaagaatgagCCATTTTTTAAATGGCTAAACAAGATGGCAGGAGAGCCTAAAAGACGCAATCCGAACCTTTATTGtcactatcatcaggatcatggacACACGACGGAAgattgcaggaatttatgggaccatttggagcagttggtccgagaggggaaattgaagcaactcttgcatcattctAGTGGTAAGGTAAGCCAGGCAGGCTCAGAAATGCATGGGGACGCTTCTTCAAGACTTCCCCTTGGTACGATAAACGTTATTTTTACTGCCCCagggaggactggatcttgtCCTTCCAGGGTACTGTCGATGTTCAGACCTCCGGCCGAGGATCATTACCAAGCGTCGAAGAGAGTCAGGGTGGACGTCCCCCTAATTCTAGGCTTTtcggatgaggataaggttggaaccatacagccccatgacGATGCTCTGGTGGTCATGCTGAGAATTGGTGGGTACGATGTAAAAagggtgatgattgatcaaggtAGTGCTGTTGATATAATGTACCCAGATTTGTATAAGGGGCTAGGTCTGAAACCAGAGGACTTAACAGCCTATAGTTCCCCTCTggtgagttttgagggaaggatgATCGCTCCAAAAGGACAGATCAGACTACCTGTGTAAGCCGGtatggatgtggtggaggtggacttcattactgtagatgttttctctccatacacgactattatgggcagaccttggcttcatacccTGAGAGCAGTCTCATCTACTCTACATCAGAAAGTGAAGTACTCATCTGGAGGCCAAGTATTGGAGATAGTAGGAAGTTAGGTTGCAGCTCGGCAGTGCCTGGTAGCGGCTATACAACATCGGCCAGAGGCAGAGACCTTGGCTACCGCTGATAATGGATTATAGCAATTAAAACCCCCAGCATTACCTTTAGATGGACCAGTCGACGAGATAAAGTGTGAAGATGTGGAGAGGGTAATTGTTACTGATGATTCGGAAAGATTCTTCCAGGTTGGGGCTAAACTGCCTTTGCAAGAGAAGGAGCAACTGTCGAAATTTCTCAGATCAAATGtggatgtgttcgcatggagcCCATATGAAGCCCCAGGTGTAGAtccaaatttcatttgtcatcgactcaaTGTGAATCCTTCCGTAATTCCCAAAAGACAACCACCTCGGCGACCATCAAAAGAGCACGCTGAAGCTATCAGAAGTGAGGTGACCAAGCTTAAGTAGGAtggggctattaaagaagttttttatcctgaatggttggccaatacggtggtggtaaagaagaagacaggaaaatggcgagtgtgtgtggacttcacggaccttaATAAGACTTGTCCCAAGGATCCATTTCCCATGCCGAAgatagaccagttggtggatgcaaccgttggtcatcctaggatgagttttttggatgccttccaagtatatcaccaaataccgctaGCGTTGGACGATCAAGAAAAGACTACTTTTGTCACCTATattggaaactatcattacaaagtgatatcctttggtttgaaaaatgcaggatcTACCTATCAAcagatgatgactaaaatgtttgaACCGCAATTGGGCAGAAACATTGAAGTCTACATTGATGGCATGGTAgtgaagagtaaggtggtgtccgagcatgtggAAGATCTCACGAATATCTTCGGAATACTGAGAAAGCATAAGTTACGCCTGAATGCTTCaaagtgttcctttggtgtaggctcTAGGAGGTTCCTGGGATACATGGTGACTTATAGAGGGATTGAAGTGAACCCAGATCAGATTAAGGCCATCAACGATTTACAAGCACTTCGGAATTCAAAAGAGGTGCAAAAACTGACTGAAATGACTGCTGCtttgaaccgatttatctccaGATCGGCCGAGAGGTGTTGTCCCATTTTCCTTCTACTGCATAAGTGGAAatgatttgaatggaccgaggagtgtgttgTGGCATTTCAGTAGTTGAAGGAGTACCTGTTCAGGCCGCCTATTATGTCTagtcctgaggtggatgaggtgctgtttgcttATCTGGCAGTTGCCCCTCATGCACTTAGTTTTGACTTGATACGAGAGGATATCGGCGTCCAAAGACCAGTTTATTACGTAAGCAAGTCCCTTCATGAAGTCGAGGTGAGATACTTGTCATTGGAAAAGGCCATCTtggcggtggtccatgcaacacgcaaaCTTCCGCATTACTTTCAGGCCCATACTGTGGTTATCTTGACTCAGTTACCTCTCAagtccatacttagaagtgcagACTACACTGGGAGAATTGCTAAGTGGGGCACAATCCTAGGTGCTTTCGacatcaagtatatgcctcgcacctctgtgAAAGGCCAAGTCCTTACCAATCTGGTTGCTGAGTTCGCCGAGTGCCCAGAAGAAGCTAACATGAAGCAAaatgacatggatgaaaaattggTTGGTTTGATATCAACACAAGGTGGTTCCTCCTGGAGGGTATATGTGGACGGAGTAGCAAACCAACGGGGGGTAGGATTGGAGCTAGTTTTGATATCCCCTGAAGAGATCATCATTGAGAAGTCCTTGAGGTTGGGATTCTCGGCCACCAACAACGAAGTAGAATACGAAACTTTATTGatgggaatgagtatggtccagaaaatgggtggaaagatAGCAGAATTATTCTCGGATTCAAGATTGGTAGTTGGTCAAGTGAAAGGAGAACTGGAAGCCCGAGATCCAAGAATGCAGGGGTATTTGAGTCAAGTTAGGCGTATGCAAACGAAATTTGAATCTTTCGTCTTGTCGCACATCCcctgaggtgaaaatacccatgcCAATTCCCTggcaacccttgccacctctTCAACATGGAATTTTCCTCGAGTGATAATCATTGAAGATTTACATACacccacttcaccagaaaaggatGTACGTCAGGTTCATCAAGTTAATCTAGCACtgagctggatggatcccatattgaAATTCCTCGAAAGTGACACCTTACCTGAAGAGAAAATCGAAGTTGAGAAGATACGGAGGAAAGCTCCTCGATTCTAGTTATCCGAAGacaaaaagttatacaaacggtccttctctgggccgtACCTACTTTGTGTACATCTCGAGATGTCAGAGTCACTCCTAGAAGAGCTACATGAAggcatttgtggaagtcatacaggGGGGAGGTTCCTATCACACCGGGCCATtactcaaggatattggtggccaaatatgcaaaaGGAAGCGCAGGATTATATAAGAAAAtgcgaccagtgccaaagatttgccCTAAATATCCACCAGCCTAATATCCACCAGCCTGGAGGAATTCTTAACCctctgtccagcccttggctTTTTGCTCAATGGGGGCTAGATATTGTCGGTCCTTTTCCTAAAGCCTTGGGAAACAAAAAGTATCTATTGGTCGGCACGGATTATTTTACTAAGTGGGTCGAGGTTGAACCTTTGGCTAACATCAGAGGCGTAGATGTCAAGAGGTTtatttggaagaatattgtcaCGCGATTTGGAACTCCTTGACTCTTGTCTCGGATAATGGctttcaatttgatagtaaggccTTCAGGCAATACTGTTCAGACTTGGgtataaagaatagatattccactctggcctatcctcaagggaatgggcaagctGAAACTGTTAATAAAGTAATAGTCAGCGGACTTAAGAAGAGGCTGGATGATGCAAAAGGAAAGTGGGTTGAGGAATTGCCACATGTTCTTTGGACCTATCGAACAACGCCTCGACGATCAACAAGAGAGACTCCTTTTTCTatgacctatggagccgaggcCGTCA is a genomic window of Quercus lobata isolate SW786 chromosome 2, ValleyOak3.0 Primary Assembly, whole genome shotgun sequence containing:
- the LOC115957157 gene encoding cytochrome P450 78A7-like, which produces MELTFSLDTTWWVFTLPAVLETQNLFNGFVLFSIFMSLLSIGFLTWAFSTGGLAWKNGRNQMGSVPIPGPRGLPLFGSLFSLSHGLAHRTLARMASIHGATQLMAFSLGSTPAIITSDPKTAREILTSPHFANRPIKQSAKTLMFSRAIGFAPNGTYWRLLRRISSNHLFAPKRIAAHEAGRQMDCAIMLDAITTEQSLHGGVVLRNHLQAAALNNIMGTVFGKRYDLTCNSDEAKELNELVREGFELLGAFNWSDYLPWLSYLYDPFCVNQRCSELVPRVRKLVKKIIDEHRYRLGDSSKLSDHADFVDVLLSLDGDEKLEEDDMVAVLWEMIFRGTDTTALLTEWVMAELVLNYEVQHKLHHELDIVVGNKNITDADVAKLPYLQAIVKETLRVHPPGPLLSWARMSTSDVQLSNRMVVPANTTAMVNMWAITHDPKVWEEPLVFKPERFLDADVDVRGGDLRLAPFGAGRRVCPGKNLGLVTVTLWVAKLLQHFEWVQDMANPVDLTEVLKLSCEMKSPLSVVAVSRNGVPPIYA